The sequence below is a genomic window from Wyeomyia smithii strain HCP4-BCI-WySm-NY-G18 chromosome 1, ASM2978416v1, whole genome shotgun sequence.
agggctcatgtttaagccctctcttgcaaattcatgcacgcgaaggcaacttgcagacgatagcgttgtatccattactggtagcgaagcTAGCGATCGCAAGGACCAttacaagataccttagacaatttgtctgaatgggctcttaagctgagTATCGAAGTCTCTCCGGAgtaaactgagctggtcgttttttctaggaagcataacccagctcagctgcagctactATTAAGGGGTAAAATAATCattcaggttttagtcgctaaatacctcggggtctggttcgactctaaatgcacctgggcttgtcatattaggtatctgacacaaaaatgccaacagagaattaattttcttcgtacgattaccggaacctggtggggtgcccccccaggagaccttctaaggttataccaaacaacgatattgtcagttcttgaatacggttgtttctgctttcgctccgcggCGAacataaaattagagagaatacaatatcgttgtttgcgtattgctttGGGCTGCAtacagtcgacccatacgatgagtcttgaagtgctagcgggtattcttccgttgaaacagcgtttttggaatctctcttaccggttgctaattcgatgcacagttatgaactcattagtaattgaaaatttcgagaggttggtcgagcttcaatctcaatccagatttatgactttatgttttgactatatggctcaagatatttgtgacgtcacaccctgcgaagaacccaatgctccgtcacgtgccttataattaaagtttaattttgttcctaagagggcatagccttctgctatgctttagtcaggcgaaacatttggttcccttgacagaggaccacGTTCCtaagagggcatagccttctgctatgctttagtcaggcgaaacatttggttcccttgacagaggaccacgaacggctctgtcaacactctatgtatcaacagattatgccataggtggcaaagaacttcgcgcagccttctgctgtgccaccggcaaacaaactgaaccaaaataaacaagttttgtgttataaacaaaacgccgcctgtactttagcagtactagattaggttaagagattagtaggTAAACTGAGAGTGGagaaaagtctctctctctctgagttaccggtagggtatatttaagtagtgatgtacgaaaataaagtcagttagtccacgttaatctgtgtgtattaattccgcgccaattgcgcgtacagggttttctggagaaagtcctggtaggttatacccaggatacaGGTATATcctacacatgtggtgacagcgCGTGGTCTTTTCTGCGCCATTAAATCTTTTCTTTAATCTTCGGACGTATCTCGGAAGTCAGACGCGGTCGTAAACTCGGTCGTAGTAATCACGCTAagggagcaaaaagaaaaagtagtgatttaaatatctgtggttcagtgaaaaatgaaatagtttttcggagttttaatccaagtagtgctcgcggaggaaaaagagtgtgttatttaaaaaaaaaaggaaaaaaagagaactgaagaaaaagtacttaacgatttatcgaggtcagcagcttggaaagtagtgctgctagtgaaagagaaaaaaaaagaaaaacgaaaatcgagaaaagacgttgacaaaaagtgttctcttttctcgctttttggcatggaagtgaactgagttggtggcaaacccaagcgagtgacattcgtatgcggggaaaaggtgctgtgttttgctgctgaagacgacttgtaaagtgcgatcgtttttttttttcatgtaagtgtcagtttcgacgttggcagatattcgatatagtgaattgtcgtattaagaaggtgccgaagttacgtagtggaaattgaagtcaacaacgatgaccggccctgtgtcaaggatactcgggtgagtgagtcatttccttttttattatgcggcatattgcaaaagcagaataggtgttagacggttatgaccataaatgtcaagattaaaagagcttaaggattatgtctaccaggagtaccataatctgagcaataacataaacaggccgagaacgcgggcggcagtcgctaatagaagaaaattattaagcgacgctgtaaacgacttttcggaaattttaaaagagtatgaaaattcgaatttaacgccagaacattggaatagattaacagatcagtacacacttgttcaatcgaaagtgtgtctggcattgaaaatcttaaataactcggcgattgttcctgagccaaacagaaatagaagattatcagaaaattgtcttgagtttgagacatcagatcttgcagaagatcagttggcgaacttagagcgatcggtgatttttgaagatccCCCGCTTTCATCGACCCTTGTAGAAACTCAGGAATCAGGGGAGGAGAAGCACGACGGAGAGCGCGGAAACCGCGCAAGCGCActtgaacaattagaaaaattagaagaagaatttgttaaaaaaagccTCCAAATCAGCGAGGTAGAAATTCAAGACACACCCAGTTTTGGGGATCatatcgaaaatttaaaaaacatattCTGTAGAAGCAGTTTTATTATTGGGAAAcaactaaataaaataaatatgagcCGAGCGGCAGATTACGTTTTCCCGAAGGCGGATGCACTGCAATGCATCCCAGAATTCAGGGGACACAAAGATGAACTGGAAGCGTTCCTATACCATGTTCAGCATTTCGCAGACGAAATCCCAGAAAACGGGTCACACAGTGCACTAATTTATGTAGTCCtactaaaactaaaaggcaAAGCAGCGGCAGTTTTGCCTCGGATCAAGGCGGAGAGCTGGCCAGAGGTCAAACGCAACTTAATCAAAGAATTCGGTTCCATTGAGAACATCGAGTCGGTAATAAAACGGATCGAAACGCTACGACAGGAACCGAGCGAAGATTACAGCGCATATAAAAGGAGAACGATTGAGATGAATGCGTATCAGGTGAACGGACAAGGGAGTTGTCAACCCAGTATGAATGGAAGTGcgaaattttttcttttattttctaaccttcttatctttcaggaatcactagCAACAGGTAGACGCACCTTCGAAGGGTAGGGAgagaggtattatgcagactactgcatatCAGGCGAAGTGTAAGTAGAACGTAAGTATGACGGACTGAGACAGCAGTATCATAATTAAAGTGGCCTacagagtttttgtaaatcggataaaagaattgtaaatccgattaaagaaaagaaagagttgctatgagaaagagaaatgttttaatgaaaagaaaaagagccacgacgggcaacagaggttgacaaaaaacaaaaacacacctaatgaaaagaaaaagagccacgacgggcaacagaggttgacaaagaaaaaaaaacgcacaagaattagaaaaagattttttttttgtaaatcggattgagttcaagtgaaaaaaaataattgtgaagtaaaaattcgttgagaatgaataatgtagacgttgattaaccaatagcatccgatataatcaagagaaaaatatattgtacactttagtaggaaaagaaaaattatgttaaccgaagaaaaagaaaaacgggcatagtgtttaagtagaagattagaagatataatagaacataagagcccgtacgcttgtgaaattaattttaaacagcaagtggaaaaaattaacgaaaaaaaaaattgatgaaaaaatggcaaaaaaatatatgcaccacttgctaagtagggcagctagcatctaagaattgacaatgAGACGAGTTCCCGATCGCCGAAGACGACTGAGGTTAATACAAAGGCTGCTGAGATGGGGCATAccatgatgcccagtacagcGCGAAAAGGAAAGCAGACGGTTGCGTGGGGAGtcgaacggcgggtgtctatggtgaAAGATGGAGTGAACAATCCAACCAGCCGTAGCTACGATTTGGCAGGCTTCGTACCTGTTCGCATCCTGAACAATAACAGTACACATAAGAGCGTTTCACTGTTAGGGCATTTTGTAAGCCTATCGCGTGACGATTACGCGATCATTGTGTTGGAAAAGACGGCCTTCACTGAGGGGCAGCTGAAAAATCATAAGCGTCATCAAACGAGCACGGTGACGAAAGCTAATTCTGACGACGTCACGACGAACTTGTCGGAAGAACAGTGAAAGTGTGCAAAGTAGTGCAACTGGTGTTATAGCAGCCGTCGAAAGAAGTTTTTCCTCATCCACGTCCCAACTGAGGACGGAATTTGTTAATGATACCTACGGAAATTTTTTGTGCGTTGCTGATCCGGAAGTAAATCAAATCAAGGTGACAATCATATATCCCGCTACTGAGAGGCATACTGTGAAATTTTCCACCCAAAAAAGATATTTGGTGGAAGAAACTGCCCAAGATTATGAAACCGTGACATTGCCTCATATACAAAAGGAGCAGCTAAGCTTAGAGTGGTTTTACAATATACTAGAGCATCGGAAAGAGAATGATCGCATAGTTTTTGAGGATCCGTCAGAGGAAATTGGCTTCATATTGTTGCCGGATTTAGAATGGGATGGTAAAACATTGGAACAACTTTATCTACTCGCTTTAGTGCGCCAGCGAGGTATCAAGTCATTGCGGGATCTAAACGCTACTCATTTACCAttgctgaaaaatattcaaacacgTGGCATTGAAGCAATTAAAACACGTTACGGAATTAACGCTGATCAACTACGAATCTACATTCACTATCAACCCACATTTCACCACCCACACGTGCATTTCCCATATCTGAAGCACGACCCACCGGGTATTTATTGCGAGAAAAGTCACCTTCTAACATCGGTTATTGGGAATATCGAACTGCTACCAGACCATTACCGGAAAGTGACACTCTCTTGCGTTTTAAGTGAAACTGATAAATTGAACGTCAAATTTGAGGCACCAAAGAGCAAACTGAATGAACCAGATGACACTaca
It includes:
- the LOC129716990 gene encoding m7GpppX diphosphatase-like; amino-acid sequence: MPSTARKGKQTVAWGVERRVSMVKDGVNNPTSRSYDLAGFVPVRILNNNSTHKSVSLLGHFVSLSRDDYAIIVKLILTTSRRTCRKNSESVQSSATGVIAAVERSFSSSTSQLRTEFVNDTYGNFLCVADPEVNQIKVTIIYPATERHTVKFSTQKRYLVEETAQDYETVTLPHIQKEQLSLEWFYNILEHRKENDRIVFEDPSEEIGFILLPDLEWDGKTLEQLYLLALVRQRGIKSLRDLNATHLPLLKNIQTRGIEAIKTRYGINADQLRIYIHYQPTFHHPHVHFPYLKHDPPGIYCEKSHLLTSVIGNIELLPDHYRKVTLSCVLSETDKLNVKFEAPKSKLNEPDDTTTNR
- the LOC129716989 gene encoding uncharacterized protein LOC129716989, whose protein sequence is MSRLKELKDYVYQEYHNLSNNINRPRTRAAVANRRKLLSDAVNDFSEILKEYENSNLTPEHWNRLTDQYTLVQSKVCLALKILNNSAIVPEPNRNRRLSENCLEFETSDLAEDQLANLERSVIFEDPPLSSTLVETQESGEEKHDGERGNRASALEQLEKLEEEFVKKSLQISEVEIQDTPSFGDHIENLKNIFCRSSFIIGKQLNKINMSRAADYVFPKADALQCIPEFRGHKDELEAFLYHVQHFADEIPENGSHSALIYVVLLKLKGKAAAVLPRIKAESWPEVKRNLIKEFGSIENIESVIKRIETLRQEPSEDYSAYKRRTIEMNAYQVNGQGSCQPSMNGRITSNR